The following proteins come from a genomic window of Novosphingobium sp. P6W:
- a CDS encoding glycosyl hydrolase — translation MPDRTCSAVPRTFRLMLLLASALSAPFAVAKEQAAEQTAPAPDETPALEAAFRDPPNSARPRVWWHWMNGNISKDGIAKDLAWMKRVGIGGVQNFDANLQTPQIVDHRLVYMTPEWKDAFRFAAHEADRQGLELAIAASPGWSETGGPWVKPQDGLKKLVWSETIVPASKRFAGRLAPPPAVTGPYQTLAPALSIEEMISGHAGAPAPAFYGDVGVFAFPEAVPAAAALPKAVDGMGNALPAAALFDADLAKGVALARKEGEAPSLRLDYAKPATIRSATLFVPGVVVPFSGATFTATIEASEDGTAWQPVTTMTLGMVPTTASFPAVTAPYFRLVLNPRKPDSALGSPAPGIALDGLFDGVGAKMAQKPVDVGTFILDAGARVDRFETKAGFVMSRDYYALGEPADSAGGIPAASVVDLTGSLRPDGTFDWQAPALPAGQRWRVLRMGYSLLGTTNHPAPPEATGLEVDKFDGDAVRRYLEHYLGMYKEAAGPDMVGKRGVRALLTDSIEVGEANWTPRMVEQFQRLRGYDPRPWLPALTGVLVGTRAQSDKFLYDYRRTLADLLASEHYGTVAKVAHENDLIVYGEALEDRRPMLGDDMTMRKAADVPMAAMWTFHKDEGPRQTLIADMKGAASVAHLYGQNLVAAESMTSAMSPWAFAPRDLKRFIDMEFVNGVNRPVVHTSVHVPVDDRKPGLSLFIFGQYFNRMESWGEMARPWVDYIARSSLLLQEGRNVADFAYFYGEEAPLTGLYGDKPVADAPVSHAYDFLSYDALTSLLANDGADVAAPSGARYRAIYLGGSSQHMTLDALRKLAALVEGGATVIGEAPVAGPSLMGQAQDGEAQWTALVAKLWPGSGDARIGKGRVIAGSDVESALKTMGVTPDFAFSGGEQDAKIPFVHRRSGQGDIYYLSNVQDTAQAIEARFRITGKVPELWHPETGESEAVSYRIEGGETVVPLSLVAGDAIFVVFRKEAARSSLTLPTRTMQPLASLDDGWTVRFQADRGAPASIAMATLSPLETNADPGVKYFSGEATYSRSFALPKGAKAGQPLWLDLGQVGDLAQVSVNGKPMGSVWHAPYRLDIGKAVKKGSNTIEVKSANLWVNRLIGDAQPGAKPITWTAMPTYRPDAPLRPSGLIGPVRLEVPR, via the coding sequence ATGCCAGATCGCACCTGTAGCGCCGTGCCTCGCACCTTTCGCCTGATGCTGCTGCTTGCGTCCGCGCTGTCGGCGCCTTTCGCCGTCGCAAAAGAGCAGGCGGCGGAGCAGACCGCGCCTGCACCCGATGAAACGCCGGCTCTCGAAGCTGCCTTCCGCGATCCCCCGAACTCGGCCCGGCCGCGTGTCTGGTGGCATTGGATGAACGGGAACATCTCCAAGGACGGCATCGCCAAGGATCTGGCATGGATGAAGCGTGTCGGTATCGGCGGGGTGCAGAATTTCGACGCCAACCTGCAGACGCCGCAGATCGTGGACCACCGCCTTGTCTACATGACGCCAGAATGGAAGGACGCTTTCCGCTTCGCCGCGCATGAGGCCGACCGGCAAGGCCTTGAACTGGCCATTGCCGCTTCGCCCGGCTGGTCGGAAACAGGCGGCCCCTGGGTGAAGCCGCAGGATGGTCTCAAGAAACTGGTCTGGTCTGAGACAATCGTGCCCGCAAGCAAGCGCTTCGCCGGCAGACTGGCACCCCCGCCTGCGGTCACCGGACCATATCAGACGCTTGCCCCTGCGCTCTCCATCGAGGAAATGATCTCCGGCCATGCAGGAGCGCCCGCCCCGGCGTTTTACGGCGACGTGGGCGTCTTCGCCTTTCCCGAAGCTGTGCCCGCTGCTGCGGCGCTGCCTAAGGCCGTCGACGGGATGGGCAATGCCTTGCCGGCCGCCGCGCTGTTCGACGCCGACCTTGCCAAGGGCGTGGCGCTCGCACGCAAGGAAGGAGAGGCGCCCAGCCTGCGCCTGGATTACGCAAAGCCGGCGACGATACGTTCCGCCACGCTGTTCGTCCCCGGCGTGGTCGTGCCCTTTTCCGGCGCAACATTCACGGCAACCATAGAGGCAAGCGAGGACGGCACGGCGTGGCAGCCAGTGACGACCATGACGCTTGGCATGGTGCCTACCACCGCCAGCTTCCCGGCTGTCACTGCGCCTTATTTTCGCCTCGTACTCAACCCGCGCAAGCCTGACAGCGCGCTGGGTTCTCCAGCGCCGGGCATCGCGCTTGACGGTCTTTTCGACGGCGTCGGCGCAAAGATGGCGCAGAAGCCGGTCGACGTGGGCACTTTCATCCTCGATGCTGGGGCCCGGGTCGATCGCTTCGAGACCAAGGCCGGTTTCGTCATGAGCCGGGACTACTATGCGCTGGGCGAACCGGCAGACAGTGCCGGTGGGATACCTGCTGCCAGCGTCGTCGATCTGACCGGCAGCTTGCGGCCCGACGGCACGTTCGATTGGCAGGCTCCCGCCCTTCCCGCCGGGCAGCGCTGGCGCGTGCTGCGCATGGGGTATTCGCTGCTGGGCACGACCAACCATCCCGCGCCGCCCGAAGCCACCGGACTGGAGGTCGACAAGTTCGACGGCGATGCCGTGCGCCGCTACCTCGAACACTATCTGGGCATGTACAAGGAGGCGGCCGGACCGGATATGGTCGGTAAGCGCGGGGTGCGGGCGTTGCTGACCGATTCCATCGAAGTCGGCGAAGCGAACTGGACGCCGCGAATGGTGGAGCAGTTCCAGCGCCTGCGCGGTTACGATCCGCGCCCCTGGCTGCCCGCGTTGACCGGCGTGCTTGTCGGCACCCGCGCGCAATCGGACAAGTTTCTCTATGACTACCGCCGCACCCTGGCCGATCTGCTGGCCAGTGAGCACTACGGCACTGTCGCCAAGGTGGCCCACGAGAATGACCTGATCGTCTACGGCGAAGCGCTGGAAGACAGGCGTCCGATGCTGGGCGATGACATGACTATGCGCAAGGCGGCGGACGTGCCGATGGCGGCGATGTGGACGTTCCACAAGGACGAAGGCCCGCGCCAGACTCTGATCGCGGACATGAAGGGGGCGGCTTCTGTCGCGCATCTTTATGGCCAGAACCTTGTCGCAGCGGAATCGATGACATCCGCGATGTCGCCCTGGGCCTTTGCGCCCCGGGACCTGAAGCGCTTCATCGACATGGAATTCGTCAATGGAGTCAACCGGCCGGTCGTGCACACATCGGTCCATGTTCCGGTAGATGACAGGAAGCCGGGCCTTTCACTGTTCATCTTCGGGCAGTACTTCAACCGGATGGAATCCTGGGGCGAAATGGCGCGGCCCTGGGTCGACTATATCGCGCGTTCGTCGCTGCTGTTGCAGGAGGGGCGCAATGTTGCCGACTTCGCCTATTTCTATGGCGAGGAAGCCCCGCTCACCGGCCTTTATGGCGACAAGCCGGTTGCCGATGCGCCGGTGAGCCACGCCTACGATTTTCTGAGTTACGATGCCCTGACCTCGCTGCTGGCGAACGACGGCGCGGACGTCGCCGCGCCCAGCGGGGCACGCTACCGCGCGATCTATCTGGGGGGCTCGTCGCAGCACATGACACTGGACGCCCTGCGCAAGCTGGCGGCGCTGGTCGAGGGCGGGGCAACCGTCATCGGCGAGGCGCCGGTGGCAGGCCCCAGCCTCATGGGGCAGGCGCAGGACGGCGAGGCGCAATGGACGGCGCTTGTCGCAAAGCTCTGGCCGGGCAGCGGGGATGCCAGGATCGGCAAGGGCCGGGTGATCGCCGGCAGCGACGTGGAAAGCGCCTTGAAAACGATGGGCGTGACGCCTGACTTCGCCTTCAGCGGCGGCGAGCAAGACGCGAAAATCCCCTTCGTCCACCGCCGCAGCGGGCAGGGCGATATCTATTACCTCAGCAATGTGCAGGATACGGCCCAGGCCATCGAGGCGCGCTTTCGCATTACTGGCAAAGTACCTGAACTGTGGCATCCCGAAACGGGTGAGAGCGAGGCGGTCAGCTATCGCATCGAGGGTGGTGAAACCGTGGTTCCCCTATCCCTAGTTGCTGGTGACGCGATCTTCGTGGTGTTCCGCAAGGAGGCTGCCCGCAGCAGTCTCACCCTTCCGACAAGGACCATGCAGCCGCTTGCATCACTGGACGATGGCTGGACGGTTCGTTTCCAGGCGGATCGCGGCGCACCTGCGTCGATCGCCATGGCTACGCTGTCGCCGCTGGAAACCAATGCCGATCCGGGCGTGAAGTATTTCTCCGGCGAGGCGACCTATTCCCGCAGCTTTGCGCTACCCAAGGGGGCGAAGGCGGGGCAACCGCTCTGGCTCGATCTCGGGCAGGTGGGCGATCTGGCGCAAGTGAGCGTCAATGGCAAGCCTATGGGTTCGGTCTGGCACGCACCTTATCGCCTCGATATCGGCAAGGCGGTGAAAAAGGGCAGCAACACCATAGAGGTCAAGTCGGCGAACCTGTGGGTCAACCGCCTGATCGGGGACGCGCAGCCCGGCGCCAAACCGATCACCTGGACGGCCATGCCGACCTATCGGCCCGATGCCCCGCTTCGTCCTTCCGGGCTGATCGGGCCGGTGCGGCTCGAGGTTCCGCGCTAG
- a CDS encoding family 1 glycosylhydrolase, giving the protein MPSFDRRRVLAAGAMIAATSAAAPAMARSAKRAAPAFPQGFLWGAATAPHQIEGNNVGSDLWLLENQKPTVFAQPSGDACNSLELWASDLDIVKSLGLTSYRFGVEWARIEPEKGLFSQAMLDHYKAVVAGCHARGLKPLVTFNHFTAPRWFSAQGGWTNAEAPELFARYCDKVARAIGADIAMAMTLNEPNILLILRKILPPPIWDIQRETLDAAAKRLGVAKYICANVAGPADIDAIEQGLKAGHKAARAAIKAVRSDLPVGFTLSVIDDQAAGKNSLRDTVRADLYDAWLDIARGDDFIGVQNYERAVWNDKGRLPAPDGAEHNWSGTEVWAPSLAGAVRYVHAATNVPILVSEHGVGTENDSLRARFIPAALEALKQAMDDGVPVLGYLHWSLLDNFEWIFGYKPRFGLCSVDPVTFARTPKPSARVLGAIAQRNSL; this is encoded by the coding sequence ATGCCCAGCTTCGACCGTCGCCGCGTCCTTGCCGCCGGTGCCATGATTGCCGCTACGTCGGCAGCGGCCCCCGCCATGGCGCGCAGTGCCAAACGCGCCGCGCCTGCCTTTCCGCAAGGCTTCCTGTGGGGCGCCGCCACTGCGCCGCACCAGATCGAGGGCAACAACGTCGGCTCGGATCTCTGGCTGCTGGAAAACCAGAAGCCCACCGTCTTCGCCCAGCCTTCCGGGGATGCCTGCAACAGCCTTGAACTGTGGGCGAGCGACCTCGACATCGTGAAGTCGCTTGGCCTCACCAGCTATCGGTTCGGAGTGGAATGGGCACGGATCGAACCCGAGAAGGGCCTGTTCTCACAGGCCATGCTCGATCACTACAAGGCCGTGGTGGCCGGCTGCCATGCGCGGGGACTGAAGCCGCTCGTCACCTTCAACCACTTCACCGCGCCGCGCTGGTTCAGCGCGCAGGGCGGATGGACGAATGCCGAGGCGCCCGAGCTATTCGCGCGCTACTGCGACAAGGTGGCGCGGGCGATCGGCGCCGATATCGCCATGGCGATGACGCTGAACGAACCGAATATCCTGCTGATCCTGCGCAAGATCCTGCCGCCCCCGATATGGGACATTCAGCGCGAGACGCTCGATGCCGCTGCCAAGCGCCTTGGCGTCGCCAAATATATCTGCGCCAATGTCGCCGGCCCTGCAGATATCGATGCAATCGAGCAAGGTCTGAAGGCAGGTCACAAGGCTGCCCGCGCCGCGATCAAGGCAGTGCGGTCGGACCTGCCGGTAGGCTTCACGCTTTCTGTGATCGACGACCAGGCGGCGGGCAAGAACTCGCTGCGCGACACGGTCCGGGCGGATCTTTACGACGCCTGGCTGGACATCGCGCGCGGTGACGATTTCATCGGCGTGCAGAACTACGAGCGCGCGGTCTGGAACGACAAGGGCCGTCTTCCCGCGCCTGATGGAGCCGAGCACAACTGGTCGGGCACTGAAGTCTGGGCGCCCTCGCTGGCCGGCGCGGTGCGCTATGTTCATGCGGCGACGAATGTGCCGATCCTGGTATCCGAGCACGGCGTCGGCACCGAGAACGACTCCCTGCGCGCGCGCTTCATCCCGGCGGCTTTGGAAGCGCTCAAGCAGGCGATGGACGATGGGGTGCCGGTGCTGGGTTATCTTCACTGGTCGCTGCTCGACAATTTCGAGTGGATTTTTGGCTACAAGCCGCGCTTCGGCCTGTGCAGCGTCGACCCCGTGACGTTCGCGCGTACCCCCAAGCCGAGCGCGCGCGTGCTGGGTGCGATAGCCCAGCGCAACTCGCTCTAG
- a CDS encoding alpha/beta hydrolase, giving the protein MNDVIASLGTRLGPDTLAAVRAFYDGEQASAFSAMPALATDCAYGPDPRHRLDLYRKGEAGEPRPVVLFVHGGGFLVGDKGGESGWGNAHVGRWAANNGMIGAVMNYRLAPDHVWPAGGEDVCAAVDWVCANVARYGGDPDRIALVGTSAGAVHVAAFLKLRADHASLVKAAALLSGLYGFTPLDERDSRYYGPQDHYAQRMPKEAITASQLPLLLACAQFDPPRFQAEWTGLLQARLNRHGELPRAHYASGHNHYSMAMHLGTADRRLSDEILGFFAAYL; this is encoded by the coding sequence TTGAACGACGTCATCGCCAGCCTCGGCACTCGTCTGGGCCCCGACACGCTCGCCGCCGTGCGCGCGTTTTACGATGGCGAGCAGGCTTCTGCCTTTTCCGCCATGCCCGCCTTGGCGACCGACTGCGCCTATGGCCCCGATCCGCGCCACCGGCTCGATCTTTACCGCAAGGGCGAGGCGGGCGAACCGCGCCCGGTGGTCCTCTTCGTCCATGGCGGCGGTTTCCTCGTCGGCGACAAGGGCGGGGAGAGCGGCTGGGGCAATGCCCACGTCGGCCGCTGGGCCGCGAATAACGGCATGATCGGGGCGGTGATGAACTACCGCCTCGCGCCCGATCATGTGTGGCCAGCAGGAGGGGAGGATGTCTGCGCTGCGGTTGACTGGGTATGCGCCAACGTCGCCCGCTATGGCGGTGATCCCGATCGGATCGCACTTGTCGGCACGTCCGCCGGAGCAGTCCATGTCGCCGCGTTCCTGAAGCTGCGCGCGGACCATGCCAGCCTTGTGAAGGCGGCGGCGCTGCTGTCCGGGCTATATGGTTTTACGCCTCTCGATGAGCGTGACAGCCGCTACTATGGCCCGCAGGACCATTATGCGCAGCGTATGCCCAAGGAAGCGATAACGGCGAGCCAGTTGCCGCTCCTGCTGGCCTGCGCCCAATTCGATCCGCCACGCTTCCAGGCCGAATGGACCGGGCTGTTGCAGGCCCGTCTGAACCGTCACGGCGAACTGCCGCGCGCCCACTATGCCAGCGGGCACAACCATTACTCGATGGCCATGCACCTGGGCACCGCGGACCGGCGCCTTTCCGACGAAATCCTCGGCTTCTTCGCCGCCTATCTCTGA
- a CDS encoding TonB-dependent receptor, whose amino-acid sequence MNIRKVALLSGIALSTLSAPAIAQGAGAPAEEGTIAASSSDIIVTAQRRAEKVTEVPISITVASAAQLERQQVNTVNDLARIAPSLEIQSAPGQNTGGGGSIRGIGTLTFSPGAVASVGVVVDQVSQGNANISDLFDIARVEVLKGPQGTLFGLTTSAGVINITTNAPEFGEFSARARTELSNAGTAGAKYGNQVVQGVINVPLASNAAARISGVANLRQGVNRNATTGDYNDNDRYGVRGRLLWEPTDRLTVNLIGDYAQTRSENGGDFFTFVKTSGPGSFLGGAGFDAVGITGRLASCGVTAREGNRDYCSDNAQVGKSRSYGGSLQVDYAADPFTLTSITSLRKADETGYGAASDVFRGSPLELQVANDPVDRDLSLFTQEFRVSSASGSPIEYTVGAFYSNQKQTRIPETVRVTLVPVPGVVIPIVTSTTPALTIRDESLAFFGQATAHVTDSFRLIGGVRYTTDRLSVNTASSNSETVLDVAKWSWRLGAQYDLAPTMMTYATVSRGFKGGQIAVPAVGDPSVVQPEIPTSYEAGLKATLFGGWVADLSVFYMKIQNFQAQQCTVDGNGIISCIQTNIDGVKTRGAELNFFGKVSENLSLNTGFIYAKATYPGGFLGTDGTNIGGTQLANAPRYKFTLSGEYQVPVGENFAGFLSVDTVWKSRVRYEANSVADTTFRPHWLVGGRVGVRTQDERYTVSVFVRNLFNVHEPSLMQSDFPYSSTTPGGAVEGNIGAIYGSQSFRNVGISLDARF is encoded by the coding sequence ATGAACATCCGCAAGGTCGCGCTGCTCTCGGGTATCGCTCTTAGCACGCTGAGCGCGCCGGCGATCGCACAGGGCGCAGGCGCTCCGGCCGAGGAAGGCACCATCGCCGCATCGAGCAGCGACATCATCGTCACCGCGCAGCGCCGCGCCGAGAAGGTGACGGAGGTTCCCATCTCGATCACTGTCGCCAGCGCCGCGCAGCTCGAACGCCAGCAGGTGAACACCGTCAACGACCTTGCCCGCATCGCGCCCAGCCTGGAAATCCAGTCTGCGCCCGGCCAGAACACCGGCGGCGGCGGCTCGATCCGGGGTATCGGCACGCTGACCTTCTCGCCGGGGGCGGTCGCCTCGGTCGGTGTCGTCGTCGACCAGGTGAGCCAGGGCAATGCCAATATCTCCGACCTGTTCGACATTGCCCGCGTCGAAGTGCTCAAGGGCCCGCAGGGGACCCTGTTCGGCCTGACCACTTCGGCGGGCGTCATCAACATCACCACCAATGCGCCCGAGTTCGGCGAATTTTCCGCGCGCGCGCGTACCGAGCTTTCGAACGCGGGCACGGCCGGCGCGAAGTATGGCAACCAGGTGGTGCAGGGCGTCATCAACGTGCCGCTCGCCTCGAACGCGGCTGCGCGCATCTCGGGCGTGGCGAACCTGCGCCAGGGTGTGAACCGCAATGCGACGACGGGCGACTATAACGACAATGACCGCTACGGCGTGCGCGGCCGCCTGCTGTGGGAGCCGACCGACCGCCTCACCGTCAACCTCATCGGAGATTACGCGCAGACCCGTTCCGAGAATGGCGGGGACTTCTTCACTTTCGTCAAGACCAGCGGTCCCGGATCGTTCCTTGGCGGCGCGGGCTTCGACGCGGTGGGCATCACAGGCCGCCTCGCAAGCTGCGGCGTGACCGCGCGCGAGGGCAACCGCGACTATTGCAGCGACAACGCGCAGGTCGGCAAAAGCAGGAGCTACGGTGGCTCGTTGCAGGTCGATTACGCGGCCGATCCTTTCACGCTAACTTCCATCACGTCGCTGCGCAAGGCGGATGAAACCGGCTACGGCGCCGCTTCCGACGTGTTCCGCGGCTCCCCCCTGGAACTGCAGGTCGCCAACGACCCGGTCGACCGCGATCTCAGCCTGTTCACGCAGGAGTTCCGGGTAAGCTCGGCCAGTGGCTCGCCGATTGAATATACGGTGGGCGCATTCTATTCGAACCAGAAGCAGACCCGCATCCCGGAAACGGTGCGCGTCACGCTGGTCCCGGTTCCCGGCGTGGTGATCCCGATCGTCACGTCGACGACCCCCGCCCTGACCATTCGCGACGAATCGCTGGCATTCTTCGGCCAGGCCACCGCCCATGTCACCGACAGCTTCCGCCTGATCGGCGGCGTGCGTTACACCACCGACCGCCTTTCGGTGAACACCGCAAGCTCGAACAGCGAGACGGTCCTCGATGTCGCCAAATGGTCGTGGCGGCTGGGCGCGCAATATGATCTGGCGCCCACGATGATGACTTACGCCACGGTATCGCGCGGGTTCAAGGGCGGCCAGATCGCGGTTCCGGCGGTAGGCGATCCGTCGGTCGTTCAGCCCGAGATTCCCACGTCTTACGAAGCCGGGCTCAAGGCCACCCTGTTCGGCGGCTGGGTTGCCGATCTGAGCGTCTTCTACATGAAGATCCAGAACTTCCAGGCGCAGCAGTGCACGGTCGACGGCAACGGCATCATCTCGTGCATCCAGACCAACATCGACGGCGTGAAGACGCGCGGGGCGGAGCTGAACTTCTTCGGCAAGGTGTCGGAAAATCTCTCGCTCAACACCGGCTTCATCTACGCCAAGGCCACTTATCCCGGCGGCTTCCTCGGCACTGACGGCACCAATATCGGGGGCACCCAGCTTGCCAATGCGCCGCGCTACAAGTTCACGCTTTCGGGCGAGTACCAGGTGCCGGTCGGCGAAAACTTCGCCGGGTTCCTGTCGGTCGACACCGTATGGAAGTCGCGCGTGCGCTACGAGGCGAATTCCGTCGCGGATACCACGTTCCGTCCGCACTGGCTGGTGGGCGGACGGGTCGGCGTGCGCACGCAGGACGAGCGCTACACCGTCTCGGTCTTCGTGCGGAACCTGTTCAACGTGCACGAGCCTTCGCTGATGCAGAGCGACTTTCCCTATTCCAGCACGACGCCGGGCGGCGCGGTCGAGGGCAACATCGGCGCGATCTACGGGTCGCAGTCGTTCCGCAATGTCGGGATCAGCCTCGACGCCCGTTTCTGA
- a CDS encoding fumarylacetoacetate hydrolase family protein has translation MNKYISFERPDGTSSFGRLDGETVHDLGAPGGDAWIRDALAAGLAALPVTGRFARAAVKPLPVVPNPEKILCVGLNYATHVAETGREQKDHPAIFTRWADSLIADGEPLVRPPESVRFDYEGELAVIIGKGGRRIAPEDAWNHVAGYAPFNDGSVRDWQRHNIQFTPGKTWPGTGGFGPAMVISADVADLASQRVQTRVNGEVVQDQPVSDMIWDIPTVIAYCSTFTELKPGDVIATGTPGGVGDKRKPPLYLKAGDTVEVSIGVIGTLSNPVVDES, from the coding sequence ATGAACAAGTACATCAGCTTTGAACGTCCTGACGGAACTTCCAGCTTCGGCCGCCTCGACGGAGAAACGGTGCATGATTTGGGCGCGCCGGGCGGGGATGCCTGGATCAGGGATGCGCTGGCCGCCGGCCTAGCCGCGCTGCCCGTCACCGGCCGGTTCGCCCGCGCTGCGGTGAAGCCGCTGCCGGTGGTGCCCAACCCCGAGAAGATCCTGTGCGTTGGCCTCAACTACGCTACCCACGTTGCCGAAACCGGTCGCGAGCAGAAGGACCATCCCGCGATCTTCACACGCTGGGCCGACAGTCTGATCGCCGATGGCGAGCCGCTTGTCCGCCCGCCTGAAAGCGTGCGCTTCGATTACGAGGGCGAACTTGCCGTAATCATCGGCAAGGGCGGCCGCCGCATCGCGCCCGAGGACGCCTGGAACCATGTCGCCGGCTACGCCCCGTTCAACGATGGTTCGGTGCGGGATTGGCAGCGCCACAACATCCAGTTCACGCCGGGCAAGACCTGGCCCGGCACCGGCGGTTTCGGCCCGGCGATGGTCATCTCGGCAGACGTCGCGGACCTTGCCTCGCAGCGGGTGCAGACCCGCGTCAACGGCGAAGTGGTGCAGGATCAGCCGGTCTCCGACATGATCTGGGATATCCCCACGGTCATCGCCTACTGCTCCACCTTCACCGAACTGAAGCCCGGCGATGTCATCGCAACCGGCACCCCCGGCGGCGTCGGCGACAAGCGCAAGCCGCCGCTCTACCTCAAGGCGGGAGACACCGTCGAAGTGTCGATCGGCGTGATCGGTACTTTGTCCAATCCCGTCGTCGACGAAAGCTGA
- a CDS encoding VOC family protein produces the protein MKLRSIELALPDPAAAAAFMTDVWGMAPAQVEGTTQYLRGSGPFPYLIAFEQSEQEFVRSATFACSSEEMEGIAGRTAAAGWPHRAVVSEDPGGGHGLLVELPEGEILRFLVDTVEVEPIAGDDLPVKLTHVVFNSADAEASGYAVEEVLGFRVSDRTKGMVFVRCNDSHHSTAFARAGISSLNHIAFEMADIDAVMRGVGRLRDHALAPAWGPGRHGPGANVYAYYIAPFGPVIEFSTAVEKVPEDYRAGTPEDWTWPPNRIDQWGISDKDFAGLRSAEERFRFWRDWQAGTLEN, from the coding sequence ATGAAGCTGCGCAGCATCGAACTGGCATTGCCCGATCCGGCCGCCGCTGCCGCCTTCATGACGGATGTGTGGGGCATGGCGCCTGCGCAAGTCGAAGGCACCACACAGTACCTGCGCGGCTCCGGGCCATTCCCCTACCTCATCGCTTTCGAGCAGTCGGAGCAGGAGTTCGTCCGCTCGGCGACCTTCGCCTGCTCGTCCGAGGAGATGGAGGGCATCGCAGGCCGCACCGCCGCTGCCGGATGGCCCCACCGCGCCGTCGTCAGCGAAGATCCGGGCGGCGGGCATGGCCTGCTGGTCGAACTGCCCGAAGGCGAGATTCTGCGCTTCCTCGTCGATACCGTCGAGGTCGAGCCGATCGCCGGGGACGACCTGCCGGTCAAGCTCACCCATGTCGTGTTCAATTCCGCCGATGCCGAAGCCTCGGGCTACGCGGTGGAGGAAGTGCTGGGCTTTCGCGTTTCGGACCGGACCAAGGGCATGGTTTTCGTGCGCTGCAACGACAGCCATCATTCCACCGCCTTTGCGCGGGCAGGGATCAGTTCGCTCAACCACATCGCCTTCGAGATGGCGGATATCGACGCGGTGATGCGCGGCGTAGGACGGCTGCGCGATCATGCCCTTGCGCCGGCCTGGGGACCGGGCCGTCATGGCCCCGGCGCCAATGTCTATGCCTATTACATCGCCCCCTTCGGCCCGGTGATCGAGTTTTCGACCGCCGTGGAAAAAGTGCCGGAAGATTACCGGGCAGGCACGCCGGAAGACTGGACCTGGCCGCCCAACCGGATCGACCAGTGGGGTATCTCGGACAAGGATTTCGCGGGCCTGCGCAGCGCGGAGGAGCGTTTCCGCTTCTGGCGCGACTGGCAGGCCGGCACGCTTGAAAATTGA
- a CDS encoding heme-binding protein encodes MTVTIAPLTLAQAQAIVTGTLAEARGRNARPLAVVVLDAGAHPVAFAREDGASLYRFDIARAKAEGAVGMDADTAILAERAKGNPVFFQSVSAAVGGRIAFSAGGVVIRDAGGALLGAVGVSGDTGECDAECALSGIRLAGLGRGAGA; translated from the coding sequence ATGACCGTTACCATCGCCCCCTTAACGCTGGCGCAGGCCCAGGCTATCGTCACCGGCACGCTTGCCGAGGCACGCGGCCGCAACGCCAGGCCACTGGCGGTCGTGGTGCTTGATGCGGGCGCCCATCCGGTCGCCTTCGCGCGTGAGGACGGAGCGAGCCTCTACCGCTTCGACATCGCACGGGCCAAGGCCGAGGGCGCGGTGGGCATGGACGCCGACACTGCGATCCTGGCTGAGCGGGCCAAGGGCAACCCGGTGTTCTTCCAGAGCGTAAGCGCCGCTGTCGGCGGGCGCATCGCTTTCTCGGCGGGCGGCGTGGTGATCCGCGATGCGGGCGGTGCGCTGCTTGGCGCCGTGGGCGTCAGCGGCGATACCGGCGAATGCGACGCCGAATGTGCGCTTTCGGGCATCCGGCTGGCGGGTCTTGGCAGGGGGGCAGGCGCATGA